A genomic region of Exiguobacterium sp. Helios contains the following coding sequences:
- the rbsD gene encoding D-ribose pyranase, with the protein MKRHGILNSQISKVLADLGHTDTIVIADCGLPIPAGVARIDLALELGTPSFVDVVRIVADDMAVEQVTLATEIKEANSVALEAVTKLDVPQDYVSHEAFKELTKQAKVIIRTGEATPYANVILHAGVIF; encoded by the coding sequence ATGAAACGACACGGTATTTTAAACAGTCAGATCAGTAAAGTCTTAGCCGATCTTGGTCATACCGATACAATCGTCATTGCCGACTGCGGTCTGCCGATTCCGGCCGGTGTAGCACGGATTGATTTGGCACTTGAACTCGGAACGCCATCGTTCGTCGATGTTGTTCGGATCGTTGCCGACGATATGGCCGTCGAACAGGTGACACTGGCGACAGAAATCAAAGAAGCTAATTCGGTTGCACTCGAGGCCGTAACGAAACTCGACGTACCGCAAGACTATGTATCGCACGAAGCATTCAAGGAATTGACGAAGCAGGCGAAAGTCATCATCCGGACGGGTGAAGCGACACCGTATGCGAACGTCATCTTACACGCCGGCGTCATTTTTTAA
- the rbsK gene encoding ribokinase, whose amino-acid sequence MKQISVVGSISMDLVVESDRRPSAGETVIGSAFHTVPGGKGANQAVAIARLGGHVEMVGCVGDDANGVAIRQNFETEHVGTTHLQTIADERTGTAHITLAEGDNSIVVVQSANLAVVYDENQLDSLLGQADMILLQLEIPLATVKQVARYGKTHGIPVVLNPAPAIVLDDELLADVTYLTPNEHECGLIFGQQQPLEHWLTQYPNKLIVTEGSRGARFYDGEAIVTVPAIKTDVVDTTGAGDTFNGALAVSLTDGATLTEAIRFANKAAGMSVRALGAQGGMPTREQMEVEA is encoded by the coding sequence ATGAAACAAATCAGTGTAGTCGGAAGTATCTCGATGGACTTAGTCGTCGAAAGCGATCGTCGTCCCTCAGCAGGCGAAACGGTCATCGGATCCGCTTTCCATACGGTACCGGGAGGCAAGGGGGCGAACCAGGCAGTTGCGATTGCCCGCCTCGGCGGTCACGTCGAAATGGTCGGCTGTGTCGGCGACGATGCGAACGGCGTGGCGATTCGTCAGAACTTCGAGACAGAGCACGTCGGGACGACCCATCTGCAGACGATTGCGGATGAACGGACCGGAACGGCCCACATCACGCTCGCAGAAGGTGACAACTCGATTGTCGTCGTCCAGTCGGCGAACTTAGCGGTCGTCTATGACGAGAATCAACTCGACAGCCTGCTTGGTCAGGCAGACATGATTTTGTTACAGCTCGAAATTCCGCTCGCGACCGTCAAACAGGTGGCGCGTTACGGCAAGACACACGGCATTCCCGTCGTCTTGAATCCGGCGCCAGCCATCGTGCTTGATGACGAGTTACTTGCAGACGTGACGTATTTGACACCAAATGAACATGAATGCGGTTTGATCTTCGGACAACAGCAACCGCTCGAACATTGGTTGACGCAATACCCGAATAAATTGATCGTGACGGAAGGCAGCCGGGGTGCCCGCTTTTATGACGGGGAGGCGATCGTGACGGTCCCTGCGATCAAGACGGACGTCGTTGATACGACAGGTGCCGGTGATACGTTCAACGGTGCACTCGCGGTCAGCCTGACCGACGGTGCAACCTTAACGGAAGCGATTCGCTTTGCCAATAAAGCAGCCGGTATGTCCGTCCGCGCGCTTGGCGCACAAGGCGGGATGCCGACACGTGAACAGATGGAGGTTGAAGCATGA
- a CDS encoding LacI family DNA-binding transcriptional regulator, whose product MSTIREVAKVANVSVATVSRVMNEKGYVSEKARTAVLQAIKQLDYRPNRVARSLFQKRSGLIGLIVPDITNPFFPQLARAVEDMAHQHGFQVILCNTDEQFQKEQEYIQSLEAMHVDGLIITTNYSNNPNYEKLEVPIVALDRVLQGAIPTVTSNGHDGGKKAAQFLLDHGATELVVISGPSKLPTIRKRRDGFEEIAGKHLVASIESPFHFQGALGAANYLFDHYDCNGIFAANDVIAAATIQVAAERGIAIPEQLQIIGYDGIELGQMISPPLTTIAQPIYQMGELAAKLLIQRIEGNEIAAVHHELMVEVIERETTKRKDEQL is encoded by the coding sequence ATGTCGACCATCCGGGAAGTAGCGAAAGTGGCCAATGTATCCGTCGCGACGGTATCGCGTGTCATGAATGAAAAAGGATACGTCAGCGAAAAAGCAAGAACAGCCGTCCTGCAAGCGATTAAGCAGCTGGACTACCGACCAAACCGGGTCGCCCGGTCGTTGTTTCAAAAACGATCCGGATTGATCGGTTTGATCGTACCTGACATCACAAACCCGTTTTTTCCGCAACTGGCACGTGCTGTGGAAGATATGGCACATCAACACGGATTTCAGGTGATTTTGTGTAACACAGACGAACAGTTTCAGAAAGAACAAGAATATATTCAATCGCTCGAAGCGATGCATGTTGACGGATTGATCATCACAACTAACTATTCGAACAATCCGAACTACGAAAAACTTGAAGTACCGATCGTCGCCCTGGACCGTGTGTTACAGGGAGCGATTCCGACAGTGACCTCAAACGGGCATGACGGCGGGAAAAAAGCCGCCCAGTTTCTGCTTGATCACGGGGCAACCGAACTGGTCGTCATCAGCGGTCCTTCGAAATTACCAACGATCCGCAAGCGGCGTGACGGATTTGAAGAAATTGCCGGTAAACATCTGGTCGCAAGCATCGAGTCGCCGTTTCATTTCCAGGGGGCGCTCGGAGCAGCCAACTACTTATTTGACCATTACGACTGCAACGGAATTTTCGCAGCAAACGATGTCATCGCAGCGGCGACGATTCAGGTTGCAGCGGAGCGGGGAATCGCGATTCCGGAGCAGTTGCAAATCATCGGCTATGACGGAATTGAACTCGGTCAGATGATTTCGCCGCCACTGACGACCATTGCCCAACCGATTTATCAGATGGGCGAACTGGCAGCGAAGCTGTTGATTCAACGGATTGAAGGAAATGAGATTGCAGCCGTCCATCACGAATTGATGGTCGAAGTCATTGAACGGGAAACAACGAAGCGGAAGGATGAACAGTTATGA